A window of Dehalococcoidia bacterium contains these coding sequences:
- a CDS encoding CPBP family glutamic-type intramembrane protease encodes MDEVIQVRVPGGVHASLCYDGMDMERPFINPQAEAVEHLKRATAYREQNDLANALLECDQAARLAPDWADAHYLRGFLLEAAGRNEEAKAAFQQAAPLDSSSQQPPDKPGTPSRILNEWQVPWSNGDAWWGLGMGIALTIIIPLVIAIAFVGFSEDNEINGTFLSIVLPIGTLLWLVPVWWFAMHQRKATLPDIGFRRFEGSTLGIGCGMLFACYILMAVYSAIITSVFNVEMQPDMDPLSEDLALPWMLPLTAVLLAPLAEEIFFRGFLFAGLRQRYGWLKAALFSSAIFAAMHLEPYALPPLFLLGFLFAYLYHRGRSIWIPISMHFIVNSIAMIGEFALKSD; translated from the coding sequence ATGGATGAGGTAATTCAAGTCCGGGTACCCGGTGGAGTCCACGCCAGTTTATGCTATGATGGAATGGACATGGAAAGGCCCTTCATTAACCCGCAAGCAGAGGCTGTGGAACATCTCAAGCGCGCCACTGCTTACAGAGAACAGAATGACCTAGCCAACGCCCTTCTCGAATGCGACCAAGCCGCCCGGCTGGCTCCCGATTGGGCTGACGCCCACTATTTGAGAGGCTTTCTTCTGGAAGCTGCCGGACGAAATGAAGAGGCAAAGGCAGCCTTTCAGCAAGCAGCCCCCCTCGATTCCTCATCTCAGCAACCTCCAGATAAACCGGGAACCCCTTCACGTATTCTGAATGAATGGCAGGTTCCCTGGAGCAACGGTGACGCATGGTGGGGATTGGGGATGGGAATAGCGTTAACCATTATCATTCCCCTGGTTATTGCCATCGCCTTTGTCGGCTTCTCCGAAGACAACGAGATAAACGGTACCTTCCTTAGCATCGTGCTTCCCATAGGAACTCTGCTCTGGTTGGTGCCCGTCTGGTGGTTTGCCATGCACCAGCGCAAAGCAACACTGCCTGACATCGGATTCAGGAGATTCGAAGGCAGCACCCTGGGAATAGGCTGCGGGATGCTCTTCGCCTGCTATATTCTGATGGCAGTTTACTCCGCGATTATCACCAGTGTCTTCAATGTCGAGATGCAACCGGATATGGATCCCCTCTCGGAAGACCTTGCCCTACCGTGGATGCTTCCCCTCACCGCGGTCTTGCTTGCGCCGCTGGCCGAGGAAATCTTTTTCCGGGGATTTCTCTTTGCCGGGCTTCGCCAGCGCTACGGCTGGCTGAAGGCGGCTCTCTTCAGCTCGGCGATCTTCGCCGCCATGCATCTGGAACCCTATGCCCTACCACCCTTGTTCCTGCTGGGCTTTCTGTTTGCCTATCTCTATCACCGCGGAAGGTCCATCTGGATACCGATTTCGATGCACTTCATCGTCAATTCCATTGCCATGATCGGCGAGTTTGCCCTCAAATCCGATTGA